One Pyrus communis chromosome 4, drPyrComm1.1, whole genome shotgun sequence genomic region harbors:
- the LOC137731327 gene encoding uncharacterized protein isoform X1, whose protein sequence is MAYQSSGSSSSPSGFQFPNSNSPFGDTTYTKVFVGGLAWETHSDAMGRYFDQFGQILEAVVITDKNTGRSKGYGFVTFREPEAAARACADPTPIIDGRRANCNLASLRRPRPPMPYGRPRPAAPYIGGMQATRGAYTGGYGYQQPLSYNYQQGLVYPPYGYATYGPEYAYSQGVYGAYAGQQYLQIYGLPGTATTSPYPYGQLGQTIPGGQGYPTVHGYAMPAQQIIQFGAPSVNAATTSTVPPVQAAYHTGMAASVAARPHIILSAPSPQYMQGSGSEQRAG, encoded by the exons ATGGCCTATCAGAGTTCTGGGTCGAGTTCCAGTCCCTCTGGATTCCAATTCCCCAATTCCAACTCCCCTTTTGGTGACACCACCTACACCAAGGTCTTTGTTGGGGGCCTCGCCTGGGAGACGCACAGCGATGCCATGGGCCGCTATTTCGACCAGTTCGGCCAGATTCTCGAGGCCGTCGTTATTACTGACAAGAACACCGGCCGATCCAAAGGCTATGGCTTT GTGACTTTCCGCGAACCAGAGGCTGCTGCTCGGGCCTGTGCTGATCCAACTCCGATCATCGATGGCAGGCGCGCCAATTGTAATTTGGCTTCACTCCGGCGGCCCAGGCCGCCTATGCCTTATG GACGTCCAAGACCCGCTGCTCCATACATTGGAGGCATGCAAGCTACCCGTGGGGCTTACACTGGAGGATATGGCTACCAGCAGCCTCTTTCTTACAACTATCAACAAGGATTAGTTTATCCTCCCTATGG GTATGCAACATATGGACCTGAGTATGCTTATTCACAG GGTGTTTACGGCGCCTATGCGGGTCAGCAATATCTTCAAATATATGGACTTCCAGGGACGGCTACTACTTCTCCTTATCCTTATGGACAACTGGGTCAAACCATTCCTGGTGGTCAGGGTTATCCAACAGTTCATGGATATGCAATGCCTGCCCAGCAGATAATCCAGTTTGGTGCACCCAGTGTTAATGCAGCAACAACTTCCACAGTCCCTCCAGTTCAAGCAGCATATCATACAG GCATGGCAGCGAGTGTTGCGGCACGACCACATATTATATTATCTGCTCCTTCTCCCCAATATATGCAGGGTAGTGGTTCTGAGCAAAGAGCTGGGTGA
- the LOC137731327 gene encoding uncharacterized protein isoform X2 — translation MSSGSSSSPSGFQFPNSNSPFGDTTYTKVFVGGLAWETHSDAMGRYFDQFGQILEAVVITDKNTGRSKGYGFVTFREPEAAARACADPTPIIDGRRANCNLASLRRPRPPMPYGRPRPAAPYIGGMQATRGAYTGGYGYQQPLSYNYQQGLVYPPYGYATYGPEYAYSQGVYGAYAGQQYLQIYGLPGTATTSPYPYGQLGQTIPGGQGYPTVHGYAMPAQQIIQFGAPSVNAATTSTVPPVQAAYHTGMAASVAARPHIILSAPSPQYMQGSGSEQRAG, via the exons ATG AGTTCTGGGTCGAGTTCCAGTCCCTCTGGATTCCAATTCCCCAATTCCAACTCCCCTTTTGGTGACACCACCTACACCAAGGTCTTTGTTGGGGGCCTCGCCTGGGAGACGCACAGCGATGCCATGGGCCGCTATTTCGACCAGTTCGGCCAGATTCTCGAGGCCGTCGTTATTACTGACAAGAACACCGGCCGATCCAAAGGCTATGGCTTT GTGACTTTCCGCGAACCAGAGGCTGCTGCTCGGGCCTGTGCTGATCCAACTCCGATCATCGATGGCAGGCGCGCCAATTGTAATTTGGCTTCACTCCGGCGGCCCAGGCCGCCTATGCCTTATG GACGTCCAAGACCCGCTGCTCCATACATTGGAGGCATGCAAGCTACCCGTGGGGCTTACACTGGAGGATATGGCTACCAGCAGCCTCTTTCTTACAACTATCAACAAGGATTAGTTTATCCTCCCTATGG GTATGCAACATATGGACCTGAGTATGCTTATTCACAG GGTGTTTACGGCGCCTATGCGGGTCAGCAATATCTTCAAATATATGGACTTCCAGGGACGGCTACTACTTCTCCTTATCCTTATGGACAACTGGGTCAAACCATTCCTGGTGGTCAGGGTTATCCAACAGTTCATGGATATGCAATGCCTGCCCAGCAGATAATCCAGTTTGGTGCACCCAGTGTTAATGCAGCAACAACTTCCACAGTCCCTCCAGTTCAAGCAGCATATCATACAG GCATGGCAGCGAGTGTTGCGGCACGACCACATATTATATTATCTGCTCCTTCTCCCCAATATATGCAGGGTAGTGGTTCTGAGCAAAGAGCTGGGTGA